One window of Buchnera aphidicola genomic DNA carries:
- the ftsH gene encoding ATP-dependent zinc metalloprotease FtsH, protein MINRIKNLILCFFAVAILVSLVQNIFFYKSENVIVSYSDFVKDVNNNQIRDATVNGNEIKVTKTDFKKYITYSPMNDPELLDVLLQNHVNITGVAYKERSILVSIFISWFPAFLLAGLWVFFAQKIHNSIGKGTLLFGKSTAKTVSQNMTKVTFLDVAGCPEAIEEVSELVEYLKEPQRFQKLGGKMPKGVLLIGPPGTGKTLLAKAIAGEARVPFFTISGSDFVEMFVGVGASRVRDMFKKSRKCAPCILFVDEIDAVGRKRGGGFRGSNDEREQTLNQILVEMDGFQENQGIILIAATNRPDVLDPALLRSGRFDRRIVVPLPDLRGREAILKIHMKKIPVGDDVMPMILSRGTSGFSGADLANLVNESALLAARLNKTKVTMSEFEKSRDRITMGSERRSCIMTDLQKELIAYHESGHAIVGRLVPEHDPVHKITIIPRGRSLGVTIFLPQQDILSKNRQHLEGQISSLYGGRLAEEIIYGVHRVSTGASNDIKVATQLATNMVTKWGFSEKLGPLLYSEENNESSFKRFKSEQQRFSDATAQMIDQEVRLFVETNYQRTKKILKKNIDILHAMKDALIKYETLESCQIDDLMSRKPVRPPQGWSTN, encoded by the coding sequence TTGATTAACAGAATTAAAAATTTAATTTTATGTTTTTTTGCTGTAGCTATATTGGTGTCACTAGTTCAAAACATTTTTTTTTATAAATCAGAAAATGTAATCGTAAGTTATTCTGATTTTGTGAAAGACGTTAATAACAATCAAATTCGTGATGCTACAGTTAATGGTAACGAGATCAAAGTTACCAAAACTGATTTTAAAAAATACATTACTTATTCTCCTATGAATGATCCTGAGTTATTAGATGTTTTGCTGCAAAATCATGTTAATATTACCGGAGTAGCCTACAAGGAAAGAAGTATCTTGGTTTCTATATTTATATCATGGTTTCCTGCATTTTTATTAGCGGGTTTATGGGTTTTTTTTGCACAAAAAATACACAATAGCATTGGCAAAGGAACTCTATTGTTTGGAAAAAGCACAGCGAAAACTGTATCTCAAAATATGACTAAAGTTACTTTTTTAGATGTTGCCGGCTGTCCTGAAGCTATAGAAGAGGTATCTGAATTAGTAGAATATTTAAAAGAACCACAACGATTTCAAAAATTGGGAGGAAAAATGCCCAAAGGAGTTTTACTAATAGGTCCTCCGGGAACTGGAAAAACTTTATTAGCTAAAGCTATTGCAGGAGAAGCGCGTGTACCCTTTTTTACTATCTCGGGATCGGATTTTGTAGAAATGTTCGTTGGTGTAGGGGCTTCTCGTGTCCGCGATATGTTTAAAAAATCTAGAAAATGCGCTCCGTGTATACTTTTTGTTGATGAAATTGATGCTGTGGGTCGGAAAAGAGGAGGAGGTTTTCGAGGCTCTAACGATGAACGCGAACAGACGTTAAATCAAATTTTAGTTGAAATGGACGGTTTTCAAGAAAACCAAGGGATTATCTTAATCGCAGCTACTAATCGACCTGATGTTCTAGATCCTGCGTTATTACGATCAGGTAGATTTGATCGACGAATAGTAGTACCTCTTCCGGATTTAAGGGGTCGAGAAGCAATTTTAAAGATTCATATGAAAAAAATACCTGTTGGAGATGATGTGATGCCGATGATCCTATCTAGAGGCACATCGGGTTTTTCTGGAGCGGATTTAGCTAATTTAGTAAATGAATCAGCTTTATTAGCAGCTCGTCTTAATAAAACTAAGGTTACTATGTCTGAATTTGAAAAATCCAGAGACAGAATAACCATGGGTTCTGAGAGAAGGTCGTGCATCATGACAGATCTTCAAAAGGAACTTATCGCATATCATGAGTCTGGCCACGCTATTGTTGGTAGATTAGTGCCTGAGCACGATCCAGTGCATAAAATAACAATTATTCCAAGAGGTCGGTCTTTGGGCGTTACTATATTTTTGCCCCAACAGGATATCCTGAGTAAAAACCGTCAGCATTTAGAAGGTCAAATTTCTTCTTTATACGGAGGGCGTCTGGCAGAAGAAATAATTTATGGTGTCCACCGGGTTTCCACTGGTGCAAGCAATGACATAAAAGTAGCGACTCAATTAGCTACAAATATGGTAACAAAATGGGGTTTTTCTGAGAAATTAGGTCCTTTATTATATTCTGAAGAGAACAATGAATCTTCGTTTAAACGATTTAAAAGTGAACAGCAACGTTTTTCAGATGCTACGGCTCAGATGATTGACCAAGAAGTGAGATTATTTGTTGAAACTAATTATCAGCGGACAAAAAAAATTCTTAAAAAAAATATAGATATATTGCATGCTATGAAAGACGCTTTAATAAAATATGAAACTCTGGAATCTTGTCAAATTGATGACTTGATGTCCCGAAAGCCGGTGAGACCCCCTCAAGGATGGTCTACTAATTAA
- a CDS encoding BolA/IbaG family iron-sulfur metabolism protein, whose translation MNHDKIHSLIKKKLNLKKALVSVKEKNISIIAIGDIFIGMNSLEKQKKIYKILLPYFFKKKIHAVSIQAYTLNEWKKKNSL comes from the coding sequence ATGAACCATGATAAAATTCACTCTTTAATTAAAAAAAAATTAAACCTAAAAAAAGCTCTAGTTTCTGTAAAAGAAAAAAATATTTCAATTATCGCGATAGGAGATATATTTATAGGCATGAATTCTCTTGAAAAACAAAAAAAAATATATAAAATACTATTACCTTATTTTTTTAAAAAAAAAATTCATGCCGTTTCTATACAAGCGTATACTCTTAATGAATGGAAAAAAAAAAACTCTCTTTAA
- the nusA gene encoding transcription termination factor NusA encodes MNKEILSVVDAVSHEKSISREKIFEALESALAIATKKKYNQDINIRVCINRKNGSFNTYRRWLVVNVVCNPTKEITLEAARFEDNAIQLYDYIEDRISSVTFDRIATQIAKQVIIQKVREAEREMVLDQFYKKRGRIIAGIVKKINRDYTILDIGNNIDGIIMRDDMLPRENFRINDRVRGILYKVSYETHGAQLFISRSKSDMLVELFRIEVPEIGEKLIEIKAIARDPGSRSKIAVTTYDGRIDPIGACVGMRGARVQAVSNELCGERIDVILWDKNPEKFVSNSMAPADVSSIVLDDFNHIINVEVKTCNLAQAIGRNGQNVRLASQLTGWELNIMTSEFVVQAKKTEKNNFFGILKDKLRLTENDISLLIYSGFSSAQSIVEASMQELLSIRGIKRNVILELRKQAISLLSKKQEKSNKVFQKHCLNSELFRLKNINEIVIQELTEKKIYTLERLAEQSIDDLNDIAILTSSQAGRLIMEARNICWFHNAK; translated from the coding sequence ATGAATAAAGAAATATTGTCTGTAGTAGATGCTGTATCGCATGAAAAATCTATTTCAAGAGAAAAAATTTTTGAAGCTTTAGAGAGCGCTTTGGCCATTGCTACTAAAAAAAAATATAATCAAGATATTAATATTAGAGTATGTATAAATCGTAAAAATGGTAGTTTTAATACATATCGGCGATGGTTAGTTGTAAATGTAGTATGTAACCCTACAAAAGAAATAACATTAGAAGCTGCTCGATTTGAAGATAATGCTATCCAACTCTATGATTACATAGAAGATCGTATTAGTTCTGTAACTTTTGACCGAATTGCTACTCAAATAGCTAAACAAGTTATTATACAAAAAGTTAGAGAAGCAGAGCGAGAAATGGTGCTTGATCAATTTTATAAAAAAAGAGGCCGAATTATAGCGGGTATTGTCAAAAAGATTAATAGAGATTATACTATTTTAGATATTGGAAATAATATTGATGGTATCATCATGCGCGATGATATGTTACCGAGAGAAAATTTTAGAATTAATGATAGGGTTCGGGGTATCTTGTATAAGGTATCTTATGAAACTCATGGAGCTCAATTATTTATTAGTCGATCTAAATCAGATATGCTAGTAGAGTTATTTCGGATTGAAGTTCCTGAAATTGGAGAAAAATTAATAGAAATTAAAGCTATTGCTCGTGATCCGGGTTCTCGGTCTAAAATAGCTGTTACTACTTACGACGGGAGAATTGATCCTATAGGGGCTTGCGTTGGCATGAGGGGAGCTCGCGTTCAAGCTGTTTCCAACGAATTGTGTGGAGAGAGAATAGACGTTATTCTATGGGATAAGAATCCAGAAAAGTTTGTAAGCAATTCTATGGCTCCAGCAGATGTGTCATCAATTGTTTTAGATGATTTTAATCATATAATTAATGTAGAAGTTAAAACGTGTAATTTAGCTCAAGCTATTGGTCGAAACGGACAAAATGTACGCTTAGCATCTCAATTAACCGGTTGGGAATTAAATATAATGACTTCTGAGTTTGTAGTTCAGGCAAAGAAGACAGAAAAAAATAATTTTTTTGGTATTTTGAAGGATAAATTGCGCCTTACTGAAAATGATATTTCATTATTAATATATTCGGGTTTTTCTTCTGCTCAATCGATAGTTGAAGCTTCTATGCAAGAATTATTATCTATTAGAGGAATTAAACGAAACGTTATTTTAGAGCTTCGCAAACAAGCTATATCTCTTTTAAGCAAGAAGCAAGAAAAATCTAATAAAGTATTTCAAAAACATTGCCTAAATTCCGAATTATTTCGTTTAAAAAATATTAACGAAATTGTCATTCAAGAATTAACAGAAAAAAAAATATATACTTTAGAGCGCTTAGCGGAACAGAGTATTGATGATTTAAATGATATTGCTATATTAACATCTTCTCAGGCTGGCCGTTTAATTATGGAGGCCCGTAATATTTGCTGGTTTCATAATGCTAAATAA
- the rplU gene encoding 50S ribosomal protein L21 has product MYAIFLDRNKQYKAKVGKVIRLEKINNSVGSQILFKKIILFSNNKKISIGQPVLQNILIEGSIHKHGKEKKIKIIKFHRRKHYKKTQGHRQSYTDVLIKNFIYQ; this is encoded by the coding sequence ATGTATGCAATATTTTTAGACCGCAATAAACAGTATAAAGCTAAAGTAGGCAAAGTAATTAGGTTAGAAAAAATAAATAACAGTGTTGGATCACAAATTTTATTTAAAAAAATAATATTATTCTCGAATAATAAAAAAATATCTATTGGACAACCTGTGCTCCAAAACATATTAATAGAGGGATCAATTCATAAACACGGAAAAGAAAAAAAAATAAAAATCATAAAATTTCATCGTCGTAAACATTATAAAAAGACTCAAGGACACAGACAAAGTTATACAGATGTATTGATAAAAAATTTTATATATCAATAA
- the rpmA gene encoding 50S ribosomal protein L27: protein MAHKKAGGSSRNGRDSKSKRLGIKKYGGEYVYPGNILIRQRGTKFHPGYNVKCGKDHTLFATSQGKVKFEKKGILKKKFISVIQVAS, encoded by the coding sequence ATGGCTCATAAAAAAGCAGGTGGTTCATCACGCAATGGAAGAGATTCAAAATCAAAAAGACTAGGCATTAAAAAATATGGAGGAGAATATGTTTATCCTGGAAATATATTAATTAGACAAAGAGGAACAAAATTCCACCCAGGTTATAATGTAAAATGTGGAAAAGACCATACTTTGTTTGCCACATCTCAGGGAAAGGTGAAATTTGAAAAAAAAGGTATTTTAAAGAAAAAATTTATTAGCGTTATTCAAGTTGCATCATAG
- the infB gene encoding translation initiation factor IF-2 yields MSNKKKEIVYKDKILTNKLDIKSPGANFIVRKKNQKPVNQVLKKKINNKISETRLLNKKKKLMHQNTESNSLAPNDKKKAYYDYSSSNFKKSFINRKKPTKLVNSQKNNKKNRFYSAKGLHKRSSGDNKKFNSHSLHRSVLQQKFNKPPKKLNKKIIIGDFISVLDLSSKMSVKSSAVINNLLNLGVSATSTHILDQDTAQLVAEEMGHEVLIYRENELEISIMKNRNSGNLKLEKRPPVVTMMGHVDHGKTSLLDRIRATAVASRESGGITQRIGAYHVNTAHGRITFLDTPGHSAFTSMRSRGTQITDIVVLVIAADDGVMQQTIEAIQHAKQANVPIIVAINKIDKSDANVSNIKTELVKHSIISEELGGENIFVPVSAKTGKGVDNLLSTILLQSEILELKSSYDNMASGTVIESLLDNQRGPVATVLIREGTLRLNDIVICGLEYGKIKLMRNEFSENILFATPSLPVEIFGLSGVPKNGDTLVVVHNEKKAKEVSLYRKRKFRDLQFSNQKKMNVENLFNDINVTKESDVNIILKADVQGSLEAILGSLTGLSNSNSQVSIIMSGVGAITETDAYLSSTSCSILIGFNVRATPSAKKIIELESLDVRYYSIIYDLINDIKAVVSGLLTPTHKQQILGLAEVRSIFKSPKFGLIAGCMVMDGIIRKTNPIRVLRNSVVIYEGELESLRRFKEDVLEVRNGVECGIGVKNYNDVQIGDIIELFQIIT; encoded by the coding sequence ATGTCAAATAAAAAAAAGGAGATTGTTTATAAAGATAAAATATTGACAAATAAGTTAGATATAAAGTCTCCTGGCGCCAATTTTATAGTGCGAAAAAAAAATCAGAAACCGGTTAATCAGGTTTTAAAAAAAAAAATAAATAATAAGATTTCTGAAACCCGTTTATTAAATAAAAAAAAAAAATTAATGCACCAAAACACTGAATCTAATAGTCTTGCCCCCAACGATAAGAAAAAAGCATACTATGATTATAGCTCATCTAATTTTAAAAAAAGCTTTATTAATCGTAAAAAGCCTACTAAGCTAGTTAATTCTCAGAAGAATAATAAAAAAAACCGTTTCTATTCAGCTAAAGGTTTGCATAAACGCTCGTCTGGAGATAATAAAAAATTTAATTCTCATTCTTTGCATCGCTCTGTTTTACAACAAAAGTTTAATAAACCGCCCAAAAAATTAAATAAAAAAATTATTATAGGTGATTTTATTTCAGTTCTAGATTTATCTAGCAAAATGTCTGTAAAAAGCTCTGCAGTTATTAATAATTTACTAAATTTAGGTGTTTCTGCTACTAGCACTCACATATTAGATCAAGATACTGCTCAGTTAGTCGCAGAGGAAATGGGCCATGAAGTATTAATATATCGTGAAAATGAATTAGAAATTTCTATCATGAAAAATCGAAATTCTGGTAATCTAAAATTAGAAAAAAGACCTCCTGTAGTAACTATGATGGGTCATGTAGACCATGGAAAAACATCATTGTTGGATCGTATTCGAGCTACAGCCGTTGCCTCAAGAGAAAGTGGGGGCATTACTCAGCGTATTGGCGCATATCATGTTAATACCGCTCATGGCAGGATAACATTTTTGGATACCCCTGGACACTCTGCGTTTACTTCTATGAGATCTAGAGGGACACAGATTACAGATATAGTAGTTTTAGTGATAGCTGCTGATGACGGAGTAATGCAGCAAACTATAGAAGCAATTCAACATGCAAAACAAGCTAATGTTCCGATTATTGTGGCTATTAATAAAATAGATAAATCGGATGCTAACGTTAGTAATATAAAAACAGAATTAGTAAAACACTCTATTATCTCTGAAGAATTAGGAGGAGAAAATATCTTTGTACCGGTATCAGCAAAAACAGGGAAAGGTGTTGATAATTTATTATCAACAATTTTGTTACAATCTGAAATATTAGAACTAAAATCTTCATATGACAATATGGCTTCTGGAACCGTAATTGAATCTCTATTGGACAACCAGCGCGGTCCGGTGGCTACTGTATTAATACGAGAAGGTACCTTGCGTTTGAATGATATTGTCATTTGTGGCTTAGAATATGGAAAAATTAAATTAATGCGTAATGAATTTAGTGAAAATATTTTATTTGCTACCCCTTCTCTTCCTGTAGAAATATTTGGTTTATCTGGAGTTCCAAAAAATGGTGATACACTAGTAGTAGTTCATAATGAAAAAAAAGCTAAAGAAGTATCGTTATATCGAAAAAGAAAATTTCGAGATCTTCAGTTTTCGAATCAAAAGAAAATGAATGTAGAGAATTTATTTAATGATATTAATGTTACGAAAGAATCAGATGTAAATATTATTTTAAAAGCAGATGTCCAAGGATCCTTAGAAGCTATATTAGGTTCATTGACCGGACTGTCTAACTCGAATTCTCAAGTTAGCATCATTATGTCTGGCGTTGGTGCTATTACTGAAACTGATGCATATTTGAGCTCTACAAGCTGTTCTATCTTAATAGGATTTAATGTCAGAGCTACTCCTTCTGCAAAAAAAATTATAGAATTAGAAAGTTTGGACGTACGATACTATTCGATAATATATGATTTAATTAATGATATCAAGGCAGTAGTATCGGGTTTATTAACTCCTACTCATAAACAACAGATTTTAGGGTTAGCCGAAGTAAGAAGTATATTTAAATCTCCAAAATTTGGTTTAATAGCTGGATGTATGGTGATGGATGGAATCATTAGAAAAACTAATCCAATACGAGTTTTAAGAAATAGTGTTGTAATTTATGAAGGCGAATTAGAGTCTTTGCGCAGATTTAAGGAAGATGTTTTAGAGGTCCGTAACGGAGTAGAATGTGGTATTGGTGTAAAAAACTATAATGATGTTCAAATTGGAGATATAATTGAATTATTTCAAATAATTACATAA
- the rplM gene encoding 50S ribosomal protein L13 codes for MKSFSANINKVVRSWYYVDGTNKVLGRFAAEISKRLRGKHKPEYTPHVDVGDYIIVINASKIIVTGKKQINKFYYHHTGHVGGIKKYTFKYMLSHHPERIIEKAIKGMLPKGPLGRLFFKKLKVFPFNEHTLIAQKPVFLDI; via the coding sequence ATGAAAAGTTTTTCAGCTAATATAAACAAAGTGGTTAGATCTTGGTATTATGTTGATGGAACTAATAAAGTTTTAGGTCGATTTGCCGCTGAAATATCAAAGCGATTACGTGGAAAGCATAAACCAGAGTATACTCCTCATGTAGATGTAGGTGATTATATCATAGTTATAAATGCATCTAAAATAATTGTCACCGGAAAAAAGCAAATTAACAAATTTTATTACCATCATACCGGACATGTTGGTGGGATAAAAAAATATACTTTCAAGTATATGCTGTCACACCATCCTGAACGCATTATTGAAAAAGCAATAAAAGGTATGTTGCCGAAAGGACCGCTTGGACGGCTTTTTTTTAAAAAACTAAAAGTTTTTCCTTTTAACGAACATACTTTAATAGCGCAAAAACCAGTTTTTTTAGATATTTAA
- the secG gene encoding preprotein translocase subunit SecG codes for MHLFLLIVLLFVSVALVSIIIFQPSPGNELSSTTSDYSSQLFTEGSKNTASIYIIFFLLMLFLIINLLLSNFKSLMNFYSGV; via the coding sequence ATGCATCTTTTTTTATTAATTGTATTGTTATTTGTTTCTGTTGCGTTAGTTTCTATTATTATTTTTCAACCTAGTCCAGGAAATGAATTATCGTCCACCACTAGCGATTATTCTTCTCAGTTATTTACAGAGGGGTCTAAAAATACCGCCTCAATATATATAATATTTTTTTTATTAATGTTATTTTTAATTATTAATTTATTGTTATCTAATTTTAAGAGTTTAATGAATTTTTATTCAGGTGTTTAA
- the rpsI gene encoding 30S ribosomal protein S9, which translates to MSKYINYGTGRRKSSSARVFLCKGKGVITINKRSLKEYFSRETSCMVVQQPLDTVNMLHFFDFYITVKGGGISGQAGAIRQGITRALIQYDNSLRGSLRKEGFVTRDPRQVERKKFGFRKSRKRPQFSKR; encoded by the coding sequence ATGTCGAAGTATATTAATTATGGCACTGGTCGTCGTAAAAGCTCTTCAGCGCGTGTTTTTTTATGTAAAGGCAAGGGTGTTATTACTATAAACAAGCGTTCGCTGAAAGAATATTTCAGCAGGGAAACGTCATGTATGGTCGTTCAACAACCATTAGATACAGTAAACATGTTACATTTTTTTGATTTTTATATCACAGTTAAGGGCGGAGGCATATCCGGTCAAGCCGGGGCTATTCGTCAGGGTATTACCCGTGCTTTAATACAATATGATAACTCGTTAAGAGGAAGTTTGCGTAAAGAAGGATTTGTGACACGTGATCCCAGACAAGTAGAGCGTAAAAAATTTGGTTTTCGAAAATCTAGAAAAAGACCTCAATTTTCTAAACGTTAA
- a CDS encoding RlmE family RNA methyltransferase: MVLKKSSNNSKRWLKKHFNDPYVKERNRKNVRSRAWFKLKEINESENIFKNKMNIMDLGSNPGGWSEYARKKIGKYGIIFACDVLPMKSLKNVTFFHGDITKTEFLEKFLLIVKEYSWNVVMSDMSPNISGCSVVDNANMFKLSNIVLKIAIQVLNFQGYLIIKLFQGYGFDEYMQKIYNTFNFVKIYKPKASCMNSREVFIIAYGLKV; encoded by the coding sequence ATGGTTTTGAAAAAAAGTTCAAATAATTCTAAACGCTGGTTAAAAAAACATTTTAATGATCCATATGTTAAAGAAAGAAATAGAAAAAACGTAAGATCTCGTGCGTGGTTTAAGCTAAAAGAGATTAATGAATCGGAAAATATTTTTAAAAATAAAATGAATATTATGGATTTGGGGTCAAATCCGGGCGGATGGTCAGAATATGCGCGCAAAAAGATTGGAAAATACGGAATAATTTTTGCGTGTGATGTTTTGCCAATGAAATCTTTAAAGAATGTTACTTTTTTTCATGGAGACATTACAAAGACAGAGTTTTTAGAAAAGTTTTTATTGATTGTTAAAGAATATTCTTGGAATGTCGTTATGTCAGATATGTCGCCAAATATTAGCGGTTGTTCCGTTGTTGATAATGCCAATATGTTTAAATTAAGTAACATTGTACTCAAAATTGCTATACAAGTCTTAAATTTTCAAGGGTATTTAATTATAAAATTATTTCAAGGCTATGGTTTTGATGAATATATGCAAAAAATTTATAACACATTTAATTTTGTGAAGATTTATAAACCGAAGGCTTCATGTATGAATTCTCGAGAAGTATTTATTATTGCTTATGGCTTAAAAGTATAG
- the cgtA gene encoding Obg family GTPase CgtA, translating into MKFVDSATIHVSAGNGGNGCISFRREKFIPKGGPDGGDGGDGGNIWIISDTNMNSLTDYRIQKTFYAENGKNGSSANSSGRKGEDIFIRVPLGTRIINLHDHSIIADITKKEQKVLIARGGWHGMGNTRFKSPTNRSPRKKTNGTLGECRHIGLELILIADVGTLGLPNSGKSTLITAISNAKTKINNYPFTTLRPILGAVQIKKEKFIVADIPGIIQGASTGIGLGIQFLKHLSRCHLLLHVIDITDIRKNNINNIRRIILQELKNFKESLFKKPRWLIFNKIDKLTEKKINSVMLQIKKKIENNQKYYLISAKKKIGTKQLSQDIMLYLYQKKYKI; encoded by the coding sequence ATGAAATTTGTTGATTCAGCTACAATTCATGTATCTGCTGGAAATGGAGGAAATGGATGCATAAGCTTTAGAAGAGAAAAATTTATACCCAAAGGGGGTCCAGACGGAGGCGACGGTGGTGACGGAGGAAATATATGGATTATTTCTGATACAAATATGAATTCGTTAACAGATTATAGAATACAAAAAACATTTTATGCTGAAAACGGAAAAAACGGATCTAGTGCAAATAGTTCTGGGCGAAAAGGAGAGGATATTTTTATCCGAGTACCTCTTGGAACCAGAATTATTAATCTTCATGACCATTCTATAATAGCAGACATAACGAAAAAAGAACAAAAAGTTCTCATTGCTAGAGGCGGATGGCACGGTATGGGGAACACAAGATTTAAATCTCCTACTAATCGATCTCCTAGAAAAAAAACTAATGGCACTTTGGGTGAATGCCGGCACATTGGTTTAGAGTTAATATTGATTGCTGATGTTGGAACGCTAGGCTTGCCTAATTCCGGAAAATCAACTTTAATTACAGCAATTTCAAACGCTAAGACTAAAATAAATAATTATCCTTTTACTACTTTACGTCCTATATTAGGAGCAGTTCAAATAAAAAAAGAAAAATTCATCGTTGCGGATATACCTGGCATTATACAGGGAGCGTCTACAGGAATAGGTTTAGGCATACAATTTTTAAAACATTTATCTCGCTGTCATTTGTTGCTTCATGTAATTGATATCACCGATATAAGGAAAAATAATATTAACAATATCAGGCGAATTATATTACAAGAATTAAAAAACTTTAAAGAATCGCTTTTTAAAAAACCACGTTGGTTAATATTCAATAAAATTGACAAGCTGACAGAAAAAAAAATTAATTCCGTAATGCTGCAAATAAAAAAAAAAATAGAAAATAACCAAAAATACTATCTTATTTCTGCAAAAAAAAAAATTGGAACTAAACAATTATCACAAGACATAATGCTATATTTGTATCAAAAAAAATATAAAATATAA
- the greA gene encoding transcription elongation factor GreA, with product MFNKVPMTLRGFNRLKAELKKLKYITRPFIVQAIANARQLGDLKENAEYHSAREEQSFCEHRICEIEKKILYAQIIDVTKIPFRGVVIFGSTVTVLQNSTNDIFIYTIVGDDEANCKEFSISIHSPMSRALIGKKKNDIAIVNTPSGSVEYLIKKIEYI from the coding sequence TTGTTTAACAAAGTTCCGATGACGTTGCGAGGTTTTAATAGGTTAAAAGCTGAATTAAAAAAACTAAAATATATTACAAGACCTTTTATTGTGCAGGCCATAGCGAATGCTAGACAGTTAGGTGACTTAAAAGAAAACGCAGAATACCATTCGGCTCGTGAAGAACAGAGTTTTTGCGAACATCGTATATGTGAGATCGAAAAAAAAATATTATATGCTCAAATTATAGATGTCACTAAAATACCTTTTAGAGGTGTTGTCATCTTTGGGTCTACTGTAACAGTGTTACAAAATAGTACTAATGATATTTTTATTTATACTATTGTAGGTGATGATGAAGCGAATTGTAAGGAATTTTCCATTTCTATTCATTCACCTATGTCTAGAGCACTAATTGGAAAAAAAAAAAATGATATTGCTATAGTAAATACCCCTTCTGGGTCAGTAGAATATTTAATTAAAAAAATTGAGTATATTTAA